The following proteins come from a genomic window of Mauremys mutica isolate MM-2020 ecotype Southern chromosome 7, ASM2049712v1, whole genome shotgun sequence:
- the LOC123374254 gene encoding RNA-binding protein 4B-like isoform X2, which produces MVKLFIGNLPREATEQEIRSLFEQYGKVLECDIIKNYGFVHIEDKTAAEDAIRNLHHHKLHGVCINVEASKNKSKASTKLHVGNISTTCTNLELRAKFEEYGPVIECDIVKDYAFVHMERAEDAVEAIRGLDNTEFQGKRMHVQLSTSRLRTAPGMGDKSGCYRCGKEGHWSKECPVDRTGQVPDFTETYNEQYGAVRTPYPAGYGETMYYDDGYGAMVDYYKRYRVRPYATASAYDAYAEQTMAQYSQYAQYSQVQTTAMAATTAMAATTAMANRLTATLDPYDRALLPTPGAAAAAVAAAATAAAAAASSTYYTRDRSPLRRTATAATTVGEAYGYERCQLSPVSSVARASLYDVQRFGRESYADRARYSAF; this is translated from the exons ATGGTGAAACTCTTCATTGGGAATCTGCCCCGGGAGGCAACGGAGCAAGAGATCCGGTCGCTCTTTGAGCAGTATGGGAAGGTGCTGGAATGTGACATCATCAAAAACTATGGCTTTGTGCACATTGAAGACAAGACAGCGGCCGAAGATGCCATTCGTAACCTGCATCACCACAAGCTGCATGGTGTCTGCATCAACGTGGAAGCCAGCAAGAACAAGAGCAAGGCCTCCACCAAGCTGCATGTGGGCAACATCAGCACCACCTGCACTAACCTGGAGCTGCGGGCCAAGTTTGAAGAATATGGCCCGGTAATCGAGTGTGACATAGTGAAGGACTATGCCTTTGTGCACATGGAGCGGGCTGAGGATGCGGTGGAGGCCATCAGGGGCCTAGACAACACAGAGTTCCAAG GCAAGCGGATGCACGTGCAGTTGTCCACCAGTCGGCTCAGGACCGCGCCCGGGATGGGAGACAAGAGCGGCTGCTATCGGTGCGGGAAAGAAGGGCACTGGTCTAAAGAGTGTCCGGTAGATCGCACGGGGCAAGTGCCTGACTTTACCGAAACCTATAATGAGCAGTACGGAGCGGTGCGCACTCCCTACCCCGCGGGCTATGGGGAGACCATGTATTACGATGATGGGTATGGAGCAATGGTCGACTACTACAAAAGATATCGCGTGAGGCCCTATGCTACGGCATCTGCGTACGACGCCTATGCAGAGCAAACAATGGCCCAGTATTCGCAGTATGCGCAATACTCCCAAGTACAAACCACAGCCATGGCCGCCACCACAGCCATGGCCGCCACCACAGCCATGGCCAATCGCCTTACTGCTACCCTAGACCCTTACGATAGAGCGCTGCTGCCAAccccgggagcagcagcagcggcagtaGCTGCAGCTGCAACTGCCGCTGCAGCAGCCGCATCCTCCACCTATTACACCCGGGATAGAAGCCCCCTGCGCCGCACGGCAACCGCGGCCACCACCGTCGGAGAGGCGTACGGTTATGAACGTTGTCAGCTGTCTCCAGTCTCGTCGGTCGCTCGGGCCTCCCTCTACGATGTTCAGCGGTTCGGGCGGGAGTCGTATGCAGACAGGGCGCGGTACTCTGCGTTTTGA
- the LOC123374254 gene encoding RNA-binding protein 4B-like isoform X1, which translates to MVKLFIGNLPREATEQEIRSLFEQYGKVLECDIIKNYGFVHIEDKTAAEDAIRNLHHHKLHGVCINVEASKNKSKASTKLHVGNISTTCTNLELRAKFEEYGPVIECDIVKDYAFVHMERAEDAVEAIRGLDNTEFQASCAEAPSVSPSWRDPLTSAFYIAKHKNGKRMHVQLSTSRLRTAPGMGDKSGCYRCGKEGHWSKECPVDRTGQVPDFTETYNEQYGAVRTPYPAGYGETMYYDDGYGAMVDYYKRYRVRPYATASAYDAYAEQTMAQYSQYAQYSQVQTTAMAATTAMAATTAMANRLTATLDPYDRALLPTPGAAAAAVAAAATAAAAAASSTYYTRDRSPLRRTATAATTVGEAYGYERCQLSPVSSVARASLYDVQRFGRESYADRARYSAF; encoded by the exons ATGGTGAAACTCTTCATTGGGAATCTGCCCCGGGAGGCAACGGAGCAAGAGATCCGGTCGCTCTTTGAGCAGTATGGGAAGGTGCTGGAATGTGACATCATCAAAAACTATGGCTTTGTGCACATTGAAGACAAGACAGCGGCCGAAGATGCCATTCGTAACCTGCATCACCACAAGCTGCATGGTGTCTGCATCAACGTGGAAGCCAGCAAGAACAAGAGCAAGGCCTCCACCAAGCTGCATGTGGGCAACATCAGCACCACCTGCACTAACCTGGAGCTGCGGGCCAAGTTTGAAGAATATGGCCCGGTAATCGAGTGTGACATAGTGAAGGACTATGCCTTTGTGCACATGGAGCGGGCTGAGGATGCGGTGGAGGCCATCAGGGGCCTAGACAACACAGAGTTCCAAG CTTCATGTGCAGAAGCTCCTTCGGTGTCACCCAGTTGGAGGGACCCTCTCACCTCTGCTTTTTACATTGCAAAGCACAAGAATG GCAAGCGGATGCACGTGCAGTTGTCCACCAGTCGGCTCAGGACCGCGCCCGGGATGGGAGACAAGAGCGGCTGCTATCGGTGCGGGAAAGAAGGGCACTGGTCTAAAGAGTGTCCGGTAGATCGCACGGGGCAAGTGCCTGACTTTACCGAAACCTATAATGAGCAGTACGGAGCGGTGCGCACTCCCTACCCCGCGGGCTATGGGGAGACCATGTATTACGATGATGGGTATGGAGCAATGGTCGACTACTACAAAAGATATCGCGTGAGGCCCTATGCTACGGCATCTGCGTACGACGCCTATGCAGAGCAAACAATGGCCCAGTATTCGCAGTATGCGCAATACTCCCAAGTACAAACCACAGCCATGGCCGCCACCACAGCCATGGCCGCCACCACAGCCATGGCCAATCGCCTTACTGCTACCCTAGACCCTTACGATAGAGCGCTGCTGCCAAccccgggagcagcagcagcggcagtaGCTGCAGCTGCAACTGCCGCTGCAGCAGCCGCATCCTCCACCTATTACACCCGGGATAGAAGCCCCCTGCGCCGCACGGCAACCGCGGCCACCACCGTCGGAGAGGCGTACGGTTATGAACGTTGTCAGCTGTCTCCAGTCTCGTCGGTCGCTCGGGCCTCCCTCTACGATGTTCAGCGGTTCGGGCGGGAGTCGTATGCAGACAGGGCGCGGTACTCTGCGTTTTGA
- the LOC123374254 gene encoding RNA-binding protein 4B-like isoform X3, with translation MVKLFIGNLPREATEQEIRSLFEQYGKVLECDIIKNYGFVHIEDKTAAEDAIRNLHHHKLHGVCINVEASKNKSKASTKLHVGNISTTCTNLELRAKFEEYGPVIECDIVKDYAFVHMERAEDAVEAIRGLDNTEFQGRICAAGRRVPVAREIYIVRVKLCWASKHTDHG, from the exons ATGGTGAAACTCTTCATTGGGAATCTGCCCCGGGAGGCAACGGAGCAAGAGATCCGGTCGCTCTTTGAGCAGTATGGGAAGGTGCTGGAATGTGACATCATCAAAAACTATGGCTTTGTGCACATTGAAGACAAGACAGCGGCCGAAGATGCCATTCGTAACCTGCATCACCACAAGCTGCATGGTGTCTGCATCAACGTGGAAGCCAGCAAGAACAAGAGCAAGGCCTCCACCAAGCTGCATGTGGGCAACATCAGCACCACCTGCACTAACCTGGAGCTGCGGGCCAAGTTTGAAGAATATGGCCCGGTAATCGAGTGTGACATAGTGAAGGACTATGCCTTTGTGCACATGGAGCGGGCTGAGGATGCGGTGGAGGCCATCAGGGGCCTAGACAACACAGAGTTCCAAG GTAGGATATGTGCGGCTGGACGTCGGGTTCCTGTTGCACGTGAAATCTATATCGTACGTGTCAAACTGTGCTGGGCTTCAAAGCATACTGATCACGGCTAA